The sequence below is a genomic window from Bacteroidales bacterium.
TTATACATCCAGAGGATACAGGGGTTTATAAACCAAAAGTTTTTAAAGTTTATGTTATAACACTTAGCGATAGGGCAAGCCAGGGTGTTTATAAAGACCTGAGCGGGCCAAAAATTTCTGAAATGGCAGAAAAATTTTTTAGCTCTAAAAAAAGACAATCCAATATCGAAAACACTTTGATACCCGACGATGCTCAATTGCTTGAACAGTTGGTGGCACAAGCAATAAACAAATATGATATTATTATTACTACAGGCGGCACGGGTATTGGACCTAAAGATTTTACTCCTGATATTGTAAAATCCTTATTAGAAAAAGAAATCCCGGGCATTATGGATATGATACGTTTGAAGTACGGTCAACAAAAATACAATGCTCTTGTAAGCCGTTCCATTGCGGGTGTTGTTGGGAAAACATTGGTGTTTACATTGCCGGGCAGCGTAAAAGCCGTCGAAGAATATATGAATGAAATTACTAATATGCTTGAGCATTTGATTTACATGTTACATAGTCTTGATTATCATTGATGTTATCAGAATTAAGAATTTATATTACCCAATCAATAAAAATTGAATATGTCATCAGGAATAACTAGAGAAAAAGCATTTGAACTGCTTCAGGAGTATATAAAAAAAGAAAACATGATTAATCACTGTCTTGCCTCCGAAGCGGTGATGAAAGCCTTAGCACGCAGGCTGGGCGAGGATGATGAAAAATGGGGTATAGCAGGCCTATTGCATGATATTGATGTTGAAATTACTAATGCTGACCCAAAAACACACGGACAAGTTGCAATAGATATATTGATAAATCATGGTGTTGACCCCGAAATAATTGAAGCAATTAGTCTTCACAATGAAGTTTCGGCCCAACAACCGCGAACAACCGTTTTCCATCATGCGCTGGCTGCCGGAGAAACTATTACCGGGCTTATCATTGCAACAACTCTTGTTTATCCTGAAAAAAAACTTTTTGCAGTGAAATCAAAATCTGTAGTAAAACGAATGAAAGAGAAAGCCTTTGCTGCATCGGTAAAAAGGGAAACCATTATGGAATGCGAACTGATAGGGTTGCCCATAGCCGAATTTGCTGAAATTTCGGTCAATACAATGCAGGAAATAGCTGCCGAAATTGGATTATAAAGCCCTTGTTATGAAAGTAAAAATACGTAAAGCTAAAAAAGAAGATATTCCCCAAATAATTGCCATGATAAAAGAACTGGCAACATATGAACGGGCGTCTCAGGAAGTAACTGTAACAGCCCGCGATCTGGAAAAGGATGGATTTGGAAACAAGCCGGTTTTTGAAGTTTTGCTGGCTTTTCAAGGGAAAGAAGTTGCAGGGATGGCATTTTTTTACATCAGCTATTCTACATGGAAGGGGAAATGTCTTTATCTTGAAGACATTATTGTAAAAGAACAATTCCGCAGGCATCAAATAGGACATGCTCTTTTTGCGGAAGTGATTAAAAAAGCAAAAAAAATAGAAGCTAAACGTTTGCACTGGCAGGTTTTAAACTGGAATGAACCAGCGATTAATTTTTACAAAAAGTACTCTGCAGATATAGATGCTAACTGGCTTAATGGAAAATTGACTGAAAATCAGTTGAAGGATTTAAATATATAAATGTACTAATAAGGATTATCCTTTATAAATCATCCACATCCTCTTCAGGCTCTTTATCGGGAATTTCTGTGTCATCATCCGTATCCTTGATAGGAGTGTCAGGGATATCGTCCTTGGCAAATAACTGTTCTGAAAGTTTTTCTTCGGTTGTATTGTCAATTTTTACATCAACCTTTATAAGGTAACTTGCACTGGCAGTATCAACAGTAACCGCATAAAAAAAATCGTTATTTGGTTTTGTTACCTTAAAAACGTGATATTGATACCCATCGGGGTATTTGTTATATAGTGCCTCTTTTATTTCGGGAGAGGCGTTATTGATATGTACAATAACCTTTTTTTTATTTTCCATTTTATACTTTGATATTTAATTTATGCAAAACGCATGCATTTATCAAATAGTATACCGATTTAATAAAAAAGTGTAATGTGAAAAAACATTTTCACGAATAATTATTGAATTAGCGCAATAATAGGACAGAACCGCTTTGCTTGTGTTTGCGTTTTGTTATGTCTTTATAGGTTACAACCCATGTGTAAACACCGGATTCTCTGAGGAGTTTCCCGTTAACTTTTCCATCCCATCCTTTTTCTATGTCGTCCGATTCAAAGACTTTTTTGCCCCACCTGTCAAAAATCAGCATATTGAATGTATTTTCAAGTATTCCTGTTCCTTTAACAAGAAATACTTCGTTTTCGCCATTGTTGTCAGGGGTAAAGGCATTGGGTGCATAAAAAGTAATACTTTCTCTTATATATAAATCTCTTTCAGCAGTATCTCGGCAATCGTGTTCTGTTGCTATGTAAAGTACAACGTGGAAATAACCCGTATCAACATAATGGTGAAGTGGGTCTGTTTCGTTTGAATATTCGCCATCGCCCAGAGCCCAGTAACTCCAATAAGTATTATCTGACAGGTTGTCAAGGAATATCCAGGAATCTAAAATATCATTTCCGCTATATACCGGCATAAAATCAGCGTGAGGCTTGTGGTAAACTGTTATCCAATCGTAGTTTGTGACAGAATCCAGGCACCCGTGATTTGAGGTGACATAAATGGTTACATCATAAATTCCTTCATCTTCATAAATATGAACAGGATATTTTAATGTTGAGGTATCTCCATCACCAAAATTCCACAGATAGGTTTGTCCTGAGTCGGCTGTGGTTTCATAAAATTGAACGATCAACGGCTCACAACCCTCAAGAGGATCTGCTTCTATATTGATTTCGGGCAAGGGCCATAATTCGATGAGTGTTGTAGTGTCACTAATATCGCAATTATAAAGGTCTGTTACAACCACAGAATAGGTTCCCGCTGGAAGGTTATTGGCCACAGAATCGCTGCCGCCAAAAGGATACCATGTGTAAACATATCCCGGTGTGCCTCCGGTAACATGAGCGGTGATTTTGCCGTCTGAACCTCCAAAACATGTAACATGTTTGGGTTCAAGCCAGATGTATAAAGGTGGGTCAATATTGGTGATGAAAACAGAATCGTAAAAATAACATGGCCCTGAATCGTAAACGGTTACATAATACCATCCGGCAGCTAAATTGGAGATGGAATTACTGGTGTTGTTTGTTGTGGTCGAGTCTCCTGTTGACCATATATAAGTGTATGGGGGCGTTCCGTTTTCAACAAAAGCAGTTATTACACCGTTTGTGTCTCCATAACAAATAATATCATTCGTTATCATTGCGTCCATGGTCATGGGCGGATTAGGAATAATTTGCTCGTCGGGCATGATGGTATCGTAAATACCCGTCTGATTTGGAGTCCATCCACCCAGTTGCCATGTTTCATCAAACCAGGTAATAGGAATATATCCCAGAGGGAGTGTAATGTTGATTAACGGGCCTATGTGAATTGTCGGGTCTGTGGGTGGTAAAACAACAGCAGGCGTACAAATTTCCGGAGTGCAAACAGTTTGCCAACAAGTGTCAGGATTTGATTTTTCAGGGCAGGGCGTAGGAATAAGGATACAATTTTCAGGTATGCAAATATCGGGGAGTATAGGAAAAGATGGCAGATTAATCCAAAATTCAAACGCAGTAATATTAAAATAAAATGCCATACTATCCCATGTGTGGTTGGTAAAATCATTGGTCAGATAATGTTGTATGCCCATATCCCATATCGGGTAGCCGTCGCAGGGGTATTTAAAGTTAAGGTCGTAGTCAACCTGAATATCTATAACAGCAGAGTTCCCAGAATTCACTAACGCGTCTCCGTTACCAGGGTCGGTAATAGTCCACGGGACACTTGTAGGGAATGTGAATCTGGTCCATACGGTGGGGCAGAGGGTGAAATCCTGTACCATATGTTCATTTATTCCAAAATTTAATGCAAGTAGGGTATAGTCAATTGATATCCCCCCTCCGATATCAAGTGTGCCGCTTAACCATCCGACATAGGGTTGTATGGCTGGAAAAATAGCACATAAAAAATCAATAATGTCCAGATTCAAATGTAGCCACAGATCGTTACCACTGGCGTATATACATTTATCAGCTCCGAGCCAGTCGTGGGTTTCAACATATGGAATATCAATCCATCCAGTCAATCCTATGTTCCACCAATCCTCAATGATGATAGGAAGTAAATCGTCATGGCAAATTGTGAAGAAAAATCCGTCCCAACAGGGATAAGCAACTTCTCCTGTAATGGAATTAAGGTAGAAAATATTAATGGAATCTGTTGGCACTTCAATATCAATGATAGTAAAAGTTACACAACTGAAAATGCAAACAGTTGCCGATAAGTCAACACCGAAACCGAAAAACAAATCAAGCTGAATAATGCCGGTTGTTGGAAAGTGTGTAGTAAGATCCCATCCTGGTCTGACGGCATATTCTGTATTAATGGTAATCCATTGACCGGGATTGAAAGTATAATTATCTGGAAATGTAAGGTCAATTGTTACCGGGTATTTTGCGTCAACAGAACCTGATGTAAACCCATGAATACCAAATACTGAAGATGCTTCCAGCCACATATCTAAATTAAACTCAGCTCCAAAATCACCTAACCATGTATCAAAAATTTCTCCAAAAGTCAAATCTTCATCAAAACTGATATCAAACAGGGTTATATCCATGTCAATGGAGAAAGGGTCGCCGTCGGGGCCCCACATGTTTTGATTTTGTGTAACCCAGTCAACATTGTGTGTTACGGTATGTGTCTGCGAAAACACTTTTTTGTTAATACCGGGTATTAACAATAATAAGTAAAAAACAAGAAGAATATATTTTTTCATACACTATTAATATCCCTTAGTCAAATTTTACAGACAACAAGCTTTCCTTCAAAGGTGCGAATAAAACTTTTCGAGCTACAGCAGGATAGTTTGCGTTAATCCATATTGTACGGTTATAGTCACCTGTAAACAGCATCATGCGTTCATATTCCATTTCCTGTTCGCTGTCCTTACTTTTAACCGGAAAACTTACGAGAAATATCACCGCTTCTTTTTGCGCTTTTGTTTTAATATTTTCTTTTGTAATCAATTTCATCTTTTGGGATTCCAGATATTCTTTTGTGAGGCTTTGTGCGACAATTGGATAGGGAGTTCCTGAAATTTCCTGAATGGAGATTGAAGAAGCCGCACCTTCATGCATAAACCCGAAAACACCATCGTTTACAAAAGCTTTAAAATAAGCGGGAGGTACAATCTGGATATTGCTGTTAGGAACAGTTACATAGGCATTAAGAATGGAATCTTTTTGTTCTTGTGTAAATCCCTGAGAATAAAGACATTTAGAACTCAGGAGAATAAAAAAGATAATTAATAACGATGTTTTTATAATTTTTTGGGTTATTGTATGCATAAATGTTTGATTATATTGCTTAATTTACATTATAATTTATGACAATACAGAATTGTAATTAGTTGTATAACGTTAAAAAAATAAGATAAATGGGTGTTTAATAGTTTTATTTTTTAATAATATAAAATTTTATGCTTATATATGGTTTCATTAAGTTTTAATGTTAAGATATAAACACCTTTAGCATGGCCACGGAAATCAATGACACGCTGATTATTAGTTAAAACTAAATAATTATAATCAAGGGTTTGTCCCTGAGCATTTGTAATTATTATTTCACAATCATTACATATTTCTTTAAAATCAATATATAGCTCGTCACTTGTAGGGTTAGGATAAATGTTGTAGTAAGAATTATCCTCAGAAGTTCCAATTCCTGTGTTATCAACCACTGTGATTACAATACTGTCAGAAGATTTACATCCGTAACTATTTGATACTGTGACGACATACATATGTGCCCCCACTCCGGCTGTTGTTCCGTATATGGTAATTGTTTGAGTTTGTACACCAGTTGACCAGTGATAAGTACTAAAGCCAGCTCCCGCATCAAGGACAATTGGATCCCCATATAATAAAATAGATTGATCTGTCCCTATATAAACATTTGGCAATGGGTGGACAAAAAGCTGTACACTATCCGTCGTGTCAGATGGCGGGCAACTGTTTGTTATTTTGCAGCGGTACCAGGCTCCATTTAAATTCATAGCTGCATCGTTGATTTGGTAATTTGCAGAAGCAGCGCTTGGCCCCGGGGCGTTTGACCATAACTGTTCACTAGGAAGTTTTCTCTCCCACTGGTAACTGAGGTTTCCTCCTGTTGCAGTTACGCTTATAGTTGTATCAGAGTTTACACAAACATGTGTGGATACGGGTTGTGAAGTGATAGCCGGGCTGGAATAAACAGTTAAAGTGACCACGTTGGAAGTCACAGAAGGTGTACAATCTCCGGATATTGTGCAACGGTATTTGTAACCACTCATTGAGGGTGTAATGCCTGTTATTTGGTATGAATTTGTATTACTTGTGCCAGATGCTGTATCCCAGGATACTCCGCCATCTGTGCTCTCTTCCCACAAATAAGTAATGTTTGTTCCGCTGGCAATCAGGCTAAATGAAGCATTGAACCCCTGACAATTACTTTGGTTTGATGGCTGACTCTGGATTGTTGGTAATGCCTTGACAGTTAACACAGCAGAATCTGAAGTTAGAGTCGGAGGGCATGCTCCGGAAATAACACAATGATATTTATAACCGTTGAGTGCTGTTGGGGTGTTGCTGATCTGATAGGTGGCTTGTGTGGCAGTGGGGCCTGTACAGTTAGCCCAGGTGTTTCCACCAGCTGTTTGCTGTTGCCACTGATATGTAATATTTGAACCTTCGGCTGTTACCGAAAAACTAGCATACTGCCCCTGACATATTGTAAGATCAGATGGGTGTGAATTAAGAACCGGTGCAGTTTTGACATGCAATATAGCATATTGTGATGTAATATTTTGTAAGCAGTTTGATGAAATTATACAATGGTAATAATGTTCTATTGTAGTGTGTGTTGCGCTTGGAATAATATACTCAGGGCTGTTTGTTGCGCCGGGAGCAGGCAGCCATGTTGCTCCGTATGTGTAACTGTACTCCCACGTATATGTAACAGGGTTACTTGATTCAACTTCAACGGTAAACACAGCAGAATCACCTTCGCAAACAGTTATTGTTTGTGGTTGTGATATAATATGAGGAGTAATTAATTCATAGGCTCCTATATCAATTCGTCCGCCAAAAATTCTCGTATTGCCACCAAAGTCATAAGCTGGCAAATGTAAGCCTGTTGTGTCCGTTGTTCCATTGTTATAAAGATGCGAACAACCATCCAGCGACCAGTCAGCATTTATTCCGGAAAACCCGGAACCTACACCACCGGGCAGTTCCATAAATGCGGGTATGGTATCAATATTATGAAGATAAATACCAGCAAAGACTAATGTGTCAACATATGCATAAGCAAAATCAGTAGTATCACCGGAAACATCACAGTATTGAAATTCCGGGACACAAAGGGTATCGTTGATATAAACCTGGTTGCCAGAGTCAGACGCTGTGTTGTAATACAAAATACAGTTGGTGATCACGGGTGATGATTCGGAAAGTAAAACGGCACCGCCAATATCGCTGCTGTTGTGCGAAATTGTAGTATTGGTAATATCTGGGTTACTTTTGTGTATTTTCAGTCCGCCTCCTTCTGTCGCGGCTGTATTGTTCACAATAATAGAATTTATCACTTTGATATCAGATGAGTCGCAGAAAATGCCGGCACCATTTGTAGAGGTGTTGTTTGCAAAAATGCTGGTGATGAATTTTGATTGCGTTATTTCAGAATAGATGCTCCCTCCTGAAAAAGCTGTATTGTTTATAAATTCGCAATTCAATGTGTATATATCTGCCCCATTATAACAATATATTGCTCCGCCTTTTCCATTGGTATTATTTGCTGAATTGTTTCTGAATTTGGTGTGCTTAATTTGAATGTCTGAACTGTCAGCAAAAATTGCCCCGCCATCCAGTGCGGAATTATTGGAAAAGAATGAATGATCTATTTTAATTTTTGAGAAATTTATTACAGAAATTGCTCCACCTTGGAGGCTGCTGTTTTTTGCATAAGAGAAACTGCAATAATTAAATTTTGAAGTATCATTTGCCAAAGCTGTATTCTCAAAAATAATACCTTTCCATCCATTAGTCTGATTTTTAGAAGTAAATATGATACTATCAGCTTCTGTGCCATTGGCGAGAATTCTTCCATTGACATATATTCCATAAACTCCCTGAAATTCTATATAAACTTTAGGCTCAATGTTTAAAGTAATATCGTCGTCAATAGTTATATCGCAGGTTATTTTCACGGTGTCTGCATTCCATGATGTATTTTCAGAAATAGTGCCGCAAAAACTGACAACTTGTTGCCTCTCATAAGCGCCCATATCAATTCTACCCATATTGATTCGTTGATTTCCTGAAAGGTCATAAGGGAGTAGTTTTAATCCAGCAGTGTCAGGTGTGCCGGCATCCATACATGGGGATGTTTGTTTTATCAGAAAGTTATTAGCATTAGTATCTTCAAATTGAGGGGCAGCCGAAATGTTATTTATATAATCACCTGCATATGTTGAAACGCCTCCGCCACCAAAAGCAGTCGTGCCGCCTTGTATATTACAATAATAAAAATCGGGGTCGCAGCCCGGATTAAGAAGAGCCACCTGGTTCCCGGTACTTGAACCTGTATTATAATACATGATTGTATTGTAAAAAACAGGGCTTGAAAAAATGCATGATATTGCACCTCCGTTGGTAGCTTTATTATAAACAAAAGTGTTGTTGTTTATTTCGGGCGAAGAATAAAAGCATCCAATTCCTCCACCCAGATATCCCATATTTCGCTGAAAAAGATTTCCATGTATCCGCGATGTTGTGGTGTCGGAACAAAACATACCGCCACCGGCAGTACTGGCAAAGTTTGTGTTGAAAATATTATTATAAATATGAGTAGTTCCAA
It includes:
- a CDS encoding molybdopterin-binding protein, whose translation is MKIKVESVNISEEKGTIKHPAKKVIITSTGIENDAHSGDWHRQISMLSSESITKFENQAGRKINFGEFAENLTVSGINLVDTAPLDRFEINDVILEVTQIGKKCHGDSCAIYREVGNCVMPKEGIFCRVLHGGVIHPEDTGVYKPKVFKVYVITLSDRASQGVYKDLSGPKISEMAEKFFSSKKRQSNIENTLIPDDAQLLEQLVAQAINKYDIIITTGGTGIGPKDFTPDIVKSLLEKEIPGIMDMIRLKYGQQKYNALVSRSIAGVVGKTLVFTLPGSVKAVEEYMNEITNMLEHLIYMLHSLDYH
- a CDS encoding HDIG domain-containing protein is translated as MSSGITREKAFELLQEYIKKENMINHCLASEAVMKALARRLGEDDEKWGIAGLLHDIDVEITNADPKTHGQVAIDILINHGVDPEIIEAISLHNEVSAQQPRTTVFHHALAAGETITGLIIATTLVYPEKKLFAVKSKSVVKRMKEKAFAASVKRETIMECELIGLPIAEFAEISVNTMQEIAAEIGL
- a CDS encoding GNAT family N-acetyltransferase — encoded protein: MKVKIRKAKKEDIPQIIAMIKELATYERASQEVTVTARDLEKDGFGNKPVFEVLLAFQGKEVAGMAFFYISYSTWKGKCLYLEDIIVKEQFRRHQIGHALFAEVIKKAKKIEAKRLHWQVLNWNEPAINFYKKYSADIDANWLNGKLTENQLKDLNI
- a CDS encoding gliding motility-associated C-terminal domain-containing protein — protein: MKKYILLVFYLLLLIPGINKKVFSQTHTVTHNVDWVTQNQNMWGPDGDPFSIDMDITLFDISFDEDLTFGEIFDTWLGDFGAEFNLDMWLEASSVFGIHGFTSGSVDAKYPVTIDLTFPDNYTFNPGQWITINTEYAVRPGWDLTTHFPTTGIIQLDLFFGFGVDLSATVCIFSCVTFTIIDIEVPTDSINIFYLNSITGEVAYPCWDGFFFTICHDDLLPIIIEDWWNIGLTGWIDIPYVETHDWLGADKCIYASGNDLWLHLNLDIIDFLCAIFPAIQPYVGWLSGTLDIGGGISIDYTLLALNFGINEHMVQDFTLCPTVWTRFTFPTSVPWTITDPGNGDALVNSGNSAVIDIQVDYDLNFKYPCDGYPIWDMGIQHYLTNDFTNHTWDSMAFYFNITAFEFWINLPSFPILPDICIPENCILIPTPCPEKSNPDTCWQTVCTPEICTPAVVLPPTDPTIHIGPLINITLPLGYIPITWFDETWQLGGWTPNQTGIYDTIMPDEQIIPNPPMTMDAMITNDIICYGDTNGVITAFVENGTPPYTYIWSTGDSTTTNNTSNSISNLAAGWYYVTVYDSGPCYFYDSVFITNIDPPLYIWLEPKHVTCFGGSDGKITAHVTGGTPGYVYTWYPFGGSDSVANNLPAGTYSVVVTDLYNCDISDTTTLIELWPLPEINIEADPLEGCEPLIVQFYETTADSGQTYLWNFGDGDTSTLKYPVHIYEDEGIYDVTIYVTSNHGCLDSVTNYDWITVYHKPHADFMPVYSGNDILDSWIFLDNLSDNTYWSYWALGDGEYSNETDPLHHYVDTGYFHVVLYIATEHDCRDTAERDLYIRESITFYAPNAFTPDNNGENEVFLVKGTGILENTFNMLIFDRWGKKVFESDDIEKGWDGKVNGKLLRESGVYTWVVTYKDITKRKHKQSGSVLLLR
- a CDS encoding T9SS type A sorting domain-containing protein; the protein is MMKLTLKIFVTALFVVFSSQVKASVIYASGLLTFNTFWSADTVIVNGELSINAGVTLSIDPGTKVIFQGHHKIIVYGQILAIGDEDSPITFTINDTTGFSNMSSNAGGWYGIRFTGNTSSDTSKFVFCNFSYGKANGTGDDANGGAIFLDEFSNILVSNCIFEKNASKTYGGAIYIRKSDGIIKENIFKENKSANGGGIFIFFGTTHIYNNIFNTNFASTAGGGMFCSDTTTSRIHGNLFQRNMGYLGGGIGCFYSSPEINNNTFVYNKATNGGAISCIFSSPVFYNTIMYYNTGSSTGNQVALLNPGCDPDFYYCNIQGGTTAFGGGGVSTYAGDYINNISAAPQFEDTNANNFLIKQTSPCMDAGTPDTAGLKLLPYDLSGNQRINMGRIDMGAYERQQVVSFCGTISENTSWNADTVKITCDITIDDDITLNIEPKVYIEFQGVYGIYVNGRILANGTEADSIIFTSKNQTNGWKGIIFENTALANDTSKFNYCSFSYAKNSSLQGGAISVINFSKIKIDHSFFSNNSALDGGAIFADSSDIQIKHTKFRNNSANNTNGKGGAIYCYNGADIYTLNCEFINNTAFSGGSIYSEITQSKFITSIFANNTSTNGAGIFCDSSDIKVINSIIVNNTAATEGGGLKIHKSNPDITNTTISHNSSDIGGAVLLSESSPVITNCILYYNTASDSGNQVYINDTLCVPEFQYCDVSGDTTDFAYAYVDTLVFAGIYLHNIDTIPAFMELPGGVGSGFSGINADWSLDGCSHLYNNGTTDTTGLHLPAYDFGGNTRIFGGRIDIGAYELITPHIISQPQTITVCEGDSAVFTVEVESSNPVTYTWEYSYTYGATWLPAPGATNSPEYIIPSATHTTIEHYYHCIISSNCLQNITSQYAILHVKTAPVLNSHPSDLTICQGQYASFSVTAEGSNITYQWQQQTAGGNTWANCTGPTATQATYQISNTPTALNGYKYHCVISGACPPTLTSDSAVLTVKALPTIQSQPSNQSNCQGFNASFSLIASGTNITYLWEESTDGGVSWDTASGTSNTNSYQITGITPSMSGYKYRCTISGDCTPSVTSNVVTLTVYSSPAITSQPVSTHVCVNSDTTISVTATGGNLSYQWERKLPSEQLWSNAPGPSAASANYQINDAAMNLNGAWYRCKITNSCPPSDTTDSVQLFVHPLPNVYIGTDQSILLYGDPIVLDAGAGFSTYHWSTGVQTQTITIYGTTAGVGAHMYVVTVSNSYGCKSSDSIVITVVDNTGIGTSEDNSYYNIYPNPTSDELYIDFKEICNDCEIIITNAQGQTLDYNYLVLTNNQRVIDFRGHAKGVYILTLKLNETIYKHKILYY